One Gaiella occulta genomic region harbors:
- a CDS encoding MFS transporter — protein MLRRLAHLIWGAEVDRALRPVLAVTLIGSLAGSSAWSFMGIWAIEDLGATSAQLSFGYLVGAIVAGLVGHAGGHLSDHVGRRGLILAGEGLLAITLPLFLLAGSDVLLGLGLMVGAGALGSFGGSAGQAMVADLVPPERHEVAYASVRVAANLGVTMGPPAGSLFLVAGGWHAFFPGVGLLAVAAWWLAFRLLPRGGAYAPTSPPQRGSLGVIVRDRPYLLFMAASVFSWLVYVAYETVLPVSLVESHGLPTWGWGVLVVINPLLVTLFQLRLTRSLAHVSMVPKWVAGVLLMGLPFLLLGVTSAIPVIVLVLVLFVLGEMLWVPTSSAIVAGLAPDDLRGAYMGAFAGTAATGFALAPFLGLQVRDASGDAAMWSAFAVAAVVSAAVGATVCRRAESRAAPPPPSALLEG, from the coding sequence GTGCTTCGTCGCCTCGCGCACCTGATCTGGGGCGCGGAGGTCGACCGCGCACTCCGTCCCGTCCTCGCCGTCACGCTGATCGGCTCCCTCGCGGGATCGAGCGCGTGGAGCTTCATGGGCATCTGGGCGATCGAGGATCTCGGCGCGACCTCCGCCCAGCTTTCCTTCGGCTATCTCGTCGGGGCGATCGTCGCCGGGCTCGTCGGCCACGCCGGCGGCCATCTCTCCGACCACGTCGGCCGCCGCGGGCTCATCCTCGCGGGCGAGGGGCTTCTCGCGATCACCTTGCCGCTGTTCCTGCTCGCGGGCTCCGACGTGCTGCTCGGGTTGGGGTTGATGGTCGGAGCCGGTGCGCTCGGGTCGTTCGGCGGCTCTGCCGGGCAAGCCATGGTCGCCGATCTCGTGCCTCCGGAGCGCCACGAGGTCGCCTATGCGTCCGTACGCGTCGCGGCCAATCTCGGGGTCACGATGGGCCCACCCGCGGGGAGCCTCTTCCTCGTCGCCGGGGGCTGGCACGCGTTCTTCCCCGGAGTCGGCCTGCTCGCGGTCGCAGCCTGGTGGCTCGCGTTTCGCCTCCTGCCCCGTGGCGGCGCCTACGCGCCGACGTCGCCTCCGCAGCGGGGCTCGCTCGGGGTGATCGTGCGCGATCGGCCGTACCTGCTGTTCATGGCTGCAAGCGTGTTCTCGTGGCTCGTCTACGTCGCCTACGAGACCGTGCTGCCGGTGTCGCTCGTCGAGAGCCACGGCCTGCCGACGTGGGGGTGGGGGGTGCTCGTCGTGATCAACCCGCTGCTCGTGACCCTCTTCCAGCTTCGCCTCACGCGCAGCCTCGCCCACGTCTCGATGGTCCCGAAGTGGGTGGCGGGCGTGCTGCTGATGGGCCTGCCGTTCCTCCTGCTCGGCGTCACCTCCGCGATCCCGGTGATCGTCCTCGTGCTCGTGCTGTTCGTGCTCGGGGAGATGCTGTGGGTGCCGACGTCGTCCGCGATCGTGGCCGGTCTCGCCCCGGACGACCTCCGCGGCGCCTACATGGGTGCGTTCGCAGGCACGGCCGCGACGGGATTCGCGCTCGCGCCGTTCCTCGGGCTCCAGGTGCGCGATGCGTCCGGGGACGCGGCGATGTGGTCGGCGTTCGCGGTCGCGGCCGTCGTCAGCGCGGCGGTGGGTGCGACCGTCTGCAGGCGCGCGGAGTCCCGCGCCGCGCCGCCGCCGCCGTCTGCTCTACTGGAAGGGTGA
- a CDS encoding class I SAM-dependent methyltransferase produces the protein MRSDDWNRRYAESGLVWGAAPNRFLVAETEDIAPGRALDLACGEGRNALWLAERGWEVTAVDYAEVALDKARRIAARRGVAPTLVHADVTAWEPPARAFDLVLVLYLQIPAAERRVVLERAAAAVAAGGTFLLVGHDLRNLSEGHGGPQDPDLLFTPEQIAAELPGLEVVKAERVLRQVDGAERPAIDALVRARRP, from the coding sequence GTGAGGAGCGACGACTGGAACCGCCGCTATGCCGAGAGCGGGCTCGTGTGGGGCGCAGCCCCGAACCGCTTCCTCGTCGCGGAGACCGAGGACATCGCGCCGGGGCGCGCGCTCGACCTCGCCTGCGGGGAGGGTCGCAACGCCCTCTGGCTCGCCGAGCGCGGATGGGAGGTGACGGCCGTGGACTACGCCGAGGTGGCGCTCGACAAGGCACGGCGGATCGCTGCCCGGCGCGGCGTCGCGCCGACGCTCGTCCACGCCGACGTCACCGCTTGGGAGCCGCCGGCGCGCGCGTTCGACCTCGTGCTCGTCCTCTACCTGCAGATCCCGGCGGCGGAGCGCAGAGTCGTGCTGGAACGCGCGGCCGCGGCCGTCGCCGCCGGCGGCACCTTCCTGCTCGTCGGCCACGACCTGCGCAACCTGAGCGAAGGGCACGGGGGACCACAAGATCCCGATCTCCTGTTCACACCGGAGCAGATAGCGGCCGAGCTGCCCGGCCTCGAGGTCGTGAAGGCGGAGCGCGTGCTGCGGCAGGTCGACGGCGCCGAGCGCCCGGCGATCGACGCGCTCGTTCGCGCTAGGCGCCCGTGA
- a CDS encoding SDR family NAD(P)-dependent oxidoreductase — protein sequence MTGKHVVVTGAGTGIGRAVARRLARDGASLTLLARDRGRLEAVAATLDVATHVVSCDITDRTRVDRAFAGASEALGPIHALVAASGIGGPNGDGPGDRFDEIVRVNLGGTYSCARASVRHLAPGPDARHLVVISSILARIAVPAYTGYSASKAGLLGLVRSLAAELAPGNVQVNAICPGWVDTDMAWQGLDALAEAIGGTREDAYRRAMSEVPMGRMSQPDDIAGTVAWLLSPDARGVTGQAIDQNGGAWTG from the coding sequence ATGACCGGAAAGCACGTCGTCGTCACCGGGGCCGGCACCGGAATCGGTCGCGCCGTCGCCCGGCGGCTCGCGCGCGACGGCGCCTCGCTCACCCTGCTCGCGCGCGACCGCGGGCGCCTCGAGGCCGTCGCCGCCACGCTCGACGTCGCGACCCATGTCGTGTCGTGCGACATCACCGACCGCACCCGGGTCGACAGGGCCTTCGCCGGGGCGAGCGAGGCGCTCGGCCCGATCCATGCGCTCGTCGCGGCGAGCGGCATCGGCGGCCCGAACGGCGACGGCCCCGGCGACCGGTTCGACGAGATCGTCCGCGTGAACCTCGGCGGAACCTACTCCTGCGCCCGCGCGTCCGTCCGGCACCTGGCGCCGGGGCCGGATGCGCGCCATCTCGTGGTGATCTCGTCCATCCTCGCGCGCATCGCCGTGCCTGCCTACACCGGCTACAGCGCGTCGAAGGCGGGTCTGCTCGGCCTCGTGCGCTCGCTCGCCGCCGAGCTCGCCCCCGGCAACGTGCAGGTGAACGCGATCTGCCCCGGGTGGGTCGACACGGACATGGCGTGGCAGGGGCTGGACGCACTCGCCGAGGCAATCGGAGGCACGCGCGAGGACGCGTACCGCCGCGCGATGAGCGAGGTGCCGATGGGCCGCATGTCCCAGCCGGACGACATCGCCGGCACGGTCGCATGGCTTCTCTCGCCCGACGCGCGGGGTGTCACCGGGCAGGCAATCGACCAGAACGGCGGTGCCTGGACGGGCTGA
- a CDS encoding amino acid permease, with protein MSDTPAGGGYHTSEDEKLLHKLGYAQELFRAMGGFQNFAISFTIISILAGSLTSYYIAFNWGGPVAVTWGWLLVGTMSTIVALAMAEIASAFPTAGGLYYWASRLGSPAWGWFTGWFNLVGQIAVTAAIGYGLAIFATALFNLWFDYPNSSNWIFVMYSIVMLISLVLNLFNVRITSLLNTVSAYWHMVGVVVIVLVLIVVPDNHQSFGYVFGETINNSGFSGNGFSSIVFWYVFGIGLLMSQYTMTGYDASAHMAEETHQASRSAAVGMWMSVFVSMVFGWILLLAVTFAIPDTQGVLDAGGNAVVYIWTQSTSQSWAEFLLLIAVVAQMFCLTASTTSASRMLFAFSRDRAVPGHQLWRQVARNRVPQISVLGISVAAWLLMVPTLWNAVVGYLVGTSIAVIGLYIAFILPVILRLRLGERFETGAWTLGGSYKVIDWIAIVWVTLICILFIAPIAPAGIPWNDAFDWNVLNYAPITVGGAFLLFGGWWVLSAKRWFKGPVRMGTDEELEQLEEVGSAQFDVPPDTQYEGA; from the coding sequence ATGAGCGACACACCCGCAGGCGGCGGGTACCACACGTCGGAGGACGAGAAGCTCCTGCACAAGCTCGGATACGCGCAGGAGCTGTTTCGGGCGATGGGCGGGTTCCAGAACTTCGCCATCAGCTTCACGATCATCTCGATCCTCGCCGGCAGCCTGACGTCCTACTACATCGCGTTCAACTGGGGCGGCCCGGTCGCGGTGACATGGGGCTGGCTGCTCGTCGGCACGATGTCGACGATCGTCGCACTCGCCATGGCGGAGATCGCGTCGGCCTTCCCCACCGCCGGGGGCCTCTACTACTGGGCATCGAGGCTCGGGAGCCCGGCCTGGGGCTGGTTCACCGGCTGGTTCAACCTCGTCGGCCAGATCGCGGTCACCGCCGCGATCGGCTACGGGCTCGCGATCTTCGCGACGGCGCTCTTCAACCTGTGGTTCGACTACCCGAACTCGTCGAACTGGATCTTCGTCATGTACTCGATCGTGATGTTGATCTCGCTCGTCCTGAACCTGTTCAACGTCAGGATCACGTCGCTGCTGAACACGGTCTCCGCCTACTGGCACATGGTCGGCGTCGTCGTGATCGTGCTCGTCCTCATCGTCGTCCCCGACAACCACCAGTCGTTCGGATACGTGTTCGGCGAGACGATCAACAACTCCGGCTTCTCGGGCAACGGCTTCAGCAGCATCGTGTTCTGGTATGTGTTCGGCATCGGCCTGCTGATGTCGCAGTACACGATGACGGGCTATGACGCGTCCGCCCACATGGCCGAGGAGACCCACCAGGCGTCCCGCTCGGCCGCCGTGGGCATGTGGATGTCGGTGTTCGTCTCGATGGTGTTCGGGTGGATCCTCCTGCTCGCCGTCACCTTCGCCATCCCCGACACGCAGGGCGTGCTCGACGCAGGCGGCAACGCCGTCGTCTACATCTGGACCCAGTCGACGAGTCAGAGCTGGGCGGAGTTCCTCCTCCTGATCGCCGTCGTGGCGCAGATGTTCTGCCTCACGGCGTCGACGACCTCCGCCTCGCGGATGCTGTTCGCGTTCTCGCGCGACCGCGCCGTCCCCGGACACCAGCTGTGGAGGCAGGTTGCCCGCAACCGCGTGCCGCAGATCTCGGTGCTCGGGATCTCGGTCGCGGCCTGGCTGCTGATGGTGCCGACGCTGTGGAACGCGGTCGTCGGCTACCTGGTCGGCACCTCGATCGCGGTGATCGGGCTCTACATCGCCTTCATCCTGCCGGTGATCCTGCGGCTGCGCCTGGGCGAGCGGTTCGAGACAGGAGCGTGGACGCTCGGCGGCTCCTACAAGGTGATCGACTGGATCGCGATCGTCTGGGTGACGCTGATCTGCATCCTCTTCATCGCTCCGATCGCACCTGCCGGCATCCCGTGGAACGACGCGTTCGACTGGAACGTGCTCAACTACGCCCCCATCACCGTCGGAGGAGCGTTCCTCCTGTTCGGCGGTTGGTGGGTGCTGTCGGCGAAGCGCTGGTTCAAGGGCCCCGTCCGCATGGGGACGGACGAGGAGCTCGAGCAGCTCGAGGAGGTCGGGTCGGCGCAGTTCGACGTGCCGCCCGACACGCAGTACGAAGGCGCCTAG
- a CDS encoding glutamine synthetase family protein: MITFEQLRADVESGAIDTVVVAFTDMQGRLMGKRLHGEFFVDEMDAGHGVEGCNYLLALEMEMDPVPGYAIASWEQGYGDFDVRPDMATLRRIPWLEATALVLGDVHWHDGSPVGPSPRQVLKAQMERAAALGLTPMMGSELEFYLLRETYEQAHAQGYAGLTPSVPYILDYHILATTYDEAFLRQIRNGMHGAGIKVETSKGEAWPGQQEINFRFADALTMADNHVVYKNGAKEIAFLNGCSITFMAKPFEDWIGNSCHIHSSLWRDGEPCFRDDETLFSRWLAGQIACFKELAVFLAPTINSYKRFAAGSWAPTTLAWGNDNRTCGFRVVGHGAARRAETRIPGGDANPYLAFAAVIAAGLYGIENELELPPGLEGNAYESDADRFPSTMREAIAALEAGTMARGAFGDQVVDHYLNYARTEQGLYDRFVTDWERRRYYERG; this comes from the coding sequence ATGATCACCTTCGAGCAGTTGCGAGCAGACGTCGAGAGCGGCGCGATCGACACCGTCGTCGTCGCCTTCACCGACATGCAGGGGCGGTTGATGGGGAAGCGCCTGCACGGCGAGTTCTTCGTCGACGAGATGGACGCCGGGCACGGGGTGGAGGGGTGTAACTACCTGCTCGCGCTCGAGATGGAGATGGATCCCGTCCCCGGCTACGCGATCGCGAGCTGGGAGCAGGGATACGGGGATTTCGACGTCCGGCCGGACATGGCGACGCTGCGGCGGATCCCCTGGCTCGAGGCGACGGCGCTCGTGCTCGGCGACGTCCACTGGCACGACGGCTCGCCGGTCGGCCCGTCGCCGCGCCAGGTGCTGAAGGCGCAGATGGAGCGTGCCGCCGCCCTCGGGCTGACGCCGATGATGGGCAGCGAGCTCGAGTTCTACCTGCTGCGGGAGACCTACGAGCAGGCGCACGCCCAGGGCTACGCGGGGCTGACGCCGTCCGTGCCCTACATCCTCGACTACCACATCCTCGCCACGACCTACGACGAGGCGTTCCTGCGCCAGATCCGCAACGGCATGCACGGCGCCGGCATCAAGGTCGAGACGTCGAAGGGCGAAGCGTGGCCCGGGCAGCAGGAGATCAACTTCCGTTTCGCCGACGCGCTCACGATGGCCGACAACCACGTCGTGTACAAGAACGGCGCCAAGGAGATCGCGTTCCTCAACGGCTGCTCGATCACGTTCATGGCGAAGCCGTTCGAGGACTGGATCGGCAACTCGTGCCACATCCACTCGTCGCTGTGGCGCGACGGCGAGCCGTGCTTCCGCGACGACGAGACGCTCTTCTCGCGCTGGCTCGCGGGCCAGATCGCCTGCTTCAAGGAGCTGGCGGTGTTCCTCGCGCCGACGATCAACTCGTACAAGCGCTTCGCGGCCGGCTCGTGGGCGCCGACCACGCTCGCCTGGGGCAACGACAACCGCACCTGCGGCTTCCGCGTCGTCGGGCACGGCGCCGCGCGCCGTGCCGAGACGCGCATCCCCGGCGGCGACGCCAACCCGTACCTCGCCTTCGCGGCCGTGATCGCCGCCGGCCTGTACGGGATCGAGAACGAGCTCGAGCTGCCTCCCGGCCTCGAGGGCAACGCGTACGAGTCGGATGCCGACCGCTTCCCGTCGACGATGCGGGAGGCGATCGCCGCGCTCGAGGCCGGCACGATGGCACGCGGCGCCTTCGGCGACCAGGTCGTCGATCACTACCTCAACTACGCGCGCACCGAGCAGGGGCTCTACGACCGCTTCGTCACCGACTGGGAGCGCAGGCGCTACTACGAGCGTGGCTAG
- a CDS encoding gamma-glutamyl-gamma-aminobutyrate hydrolase family protein, translating to MSGRPIIGITSYAQPAKWGAWELPAALVPLMYVESVERAGGRPLLVPPSEHGVDETLDVLDGVIFSGGIDIDPSRYGADRHPATDPAQAHRDAGELALLAAALERDVPTLAICRGFQLLNVLRGGDLVQHLPETVGHDRHRETPGVFSQHPVDVKEGTRLAAILGARHESVRSSHHQGVGRVGEGLVESAWAEDGSLEGLEDPTRRFAVGVLWHPEMEEDDKRLFEALVAEARAYRAERRAGSA from the coding sequence GTGAGCGGACGTCCGATCATCGGCATCACCTCGTACGCGCAGCCCGCGAAGTGGGGCGCGTGGGAGCTGCCGGCGGCGCTCGTGCCGCTCATGTACGTCGAGTCGGTCGAGCGCGCCGGCGGGCGGCCGCTGCTCGTGCCGCCGAGCGAGCACGGCGTCGACGAGACGCTCGACGTGCTCGACGGCGTCATCTTCTCCGGCGGCATCGACATCGACCCGTCCCGCTACGGCGCCGACCGGCATCCGGCCACCGACCCCGCGCAGGCGCACCGTGACGCGGGCGAGCTCGCCCTGCTCGCGGCAGCGCTCGAGCGCGACGTGCCGACGCTCGCGATCTGCCGCGGCTTCCAGCTCCTCAACGTGCTGCGCGGCGGCGACCTCGTGCAGCACCTGCCGGAGACGGTCGGGCACGACCGGCACCGGGAGACGCCGGGCGTGTTCTCGCAGCATCCGGTCGACGTGAAGGAGGGCACCCGGCTCGCCGCGATCCTGGGCGCGCGGCACGAGTCGGTGCGCTCGAGCCACCATCAGGGCGTCGGCAGGGTGGGGGAGGGGCTCGTCGAGAGCGCTTGGGCGGAGGACGGATCGCTCGAAGGGCTCGAGGACCCGACCAGGCGCTTCGCCGTCGGCGTGCTCTGGCACCCGGAGATGGAGGAGGACGACAAGCGCCTGTTCGAGGCGCTCGTCGCCGAGGCGCGGGCCTACCGCGCCGAGCGCCGTGCAGGGTCGGCGTGA